Sequence from the Sphingobacteriaceae bacterium GW460-11-11-14-LB5 genome:
GTTTAAATCGGTTAGCTGCGAATCCTTGGAATTCGAATAATAATTTTTCGTTAGGCTGTTAACCAATTAACCAGTTTCAAACAGTTACGCAACTTGCCGTACTAATGAACCAATGACTATTGAACCAATGAACTAACTTATTATGAGCGAAAAGAAGCACACCACCACCTCAGGCATTGAAATCAAAGCGCTGTACACCAAAGCGAAGCCGATGGAAGAGCTGCCGGGCGAATTTCCCTTTACCAGGGGGATTCAGAAGGATATGTACCGGGGCCGTTTATGGACAATGCGGCAGTATGCAGGCTTTTCGACCGCTGAAGAATCAAACAAGCGTTACCATTATTTATTGGCGCAGGGAACAACGGGCTTATCTGTTGCTTTTGATCTTCCAACGCAAATTGGTTACGACTCTGATCATGAAATGGCCGATGGCGAGGTGGGTAAGGTGGGCGTGGCTATCGATTCGTTAAAGGATATTGAAATTCTATTTGATGGTATTCAGCTGAAAGACATTACCACTTCGATGACAATCAATGCAACGGCTTCAATTTTGTTGGCCATGTATATTGCGCTGGCCAAAAAACAAGGTGCAGATTTAAAACAGATTTCAGGCACGATACAGAACGACATCTTAAAAGAATATGCGGCGAGGGGAACTTATATTTATCCGCCAAAACAATCGATGCGATTAATTACCGATATTTTTGAGTTCTGCAGCAAAGAAGTGCCGAAGTGGAATACCATTTCTATATCCGGCTACCATATTCGCGAGGCCGGATCTACCGCGGTGCAAGAACTTGCTTTTACATTGGCGAACGGTAAAACCTATTTAAAAGCAGCGCTGGATAAAGGTTTAGATATTAATGTATTTGCGAAACGTTTGTCGTTCTTCTTCAATTGCCACAATAATTTCTTTGAAGAAATAGCAAAATTTAGGGCCGCAAGGCGCATGTGGGCCAAAATTACCAAAGATTTGGGGGCCACAGACGAAAAAGCACAGATGCTCAGATTTCATACCCAAACCGGAGGTTCAACCTTAACTGCACAACAGCCGTTAAACAATGTAATCAGGGTAAGCAATCAGGCTATGGCGGCCGTTCTTGGCGGAACTCAATCCCTGCATACCAATGGTTACGATGAAGCACTTTCGCTTCCAACGGAATCGGCTGCAAAAATTGCTTTACGTACCCAGCAGATCATTGCCTTCGAGAGCGGTGTTACCGATACCGTAGATCCATTG
This genomic interval carries:
- a CDS encoding methylmalonyl-CoA mutase, whose product is MSEKKHTTTSGIEIKALYTKAKPMEELPGEFPFTRGIQKDMYRGRLWTMRQYAGFSTAEESNKRYHYLLAQGTTGLSVAFDLPTQIGYDSDHEMADGEVGKVGVAIDSLKDIEILFDGIQLKDITTSMTINATASILLAMYIALAKKQGADLKQISGTIQNDILKEYAARGTYIYPPKQSMRLITDIFEFCSKEVPKWNTISISGYHIREAGSTAVQELAFTLANGKTYLKAALDKGLDINVFAKRLSFFFNCHNNFFEEIAKFRAARRMWAKITKDLGATDEKAQMLRFHTQTGGSTLTAQQPLNNVIRVSNQAMAAVLGGTQSLHTNGYDEALSLPTESAAKIALRTQQIIAFESGVTDTVDPLAGSFFVENLTDEVETAAWAYIDRIDAMGGSVNAIESDYMQNEIAGASYQYQKEIESGERISVGVNKFTQEEEGLTEVFNIDDSIRKLQSEKLEILKTTRDNDAVEKALQSLHEAAKGETNLMPLIIDAVEKYATLGEIADVFRGTFGVY